One part of the Mustela erminea isolate mMusErm1 chromosome 11, mMusErm1.Pri, whole genome shotgun sequence genome encodes these proteins:
- the LOC116569542 gene encoding mucin-2-like, whose protein sequence is MTSTFPTGSLHPSTVSTTATTFETIITSSVYTSTTLPIPTTTFSASTTEVTTSITGPNATTSFLTSTTEVITNPNVSDNTTPSPTNTTASNSSLPTTDTPFPTSSTAFTITTAPYSTTPSPTPTNTTASNSTLPTTDTPFPTGTTAFTTTTDPYSTTPSPTPTNTTASNSTLPTTDTPFPTGTTAFTTTTAPYSTTPSPTPTNTTASNSTLPTTDTSFPTGTTAFTTTTTPYSTTPSPTPTNTTASNSSLPTTDTPFPTGTTAFTTTTAPYSTTPSPTPTNTTASNSTLPTTDTPFPTGTTAFTTTNDPYSTTPSPTPTNTTASNSTLPTTDTPFPTGTTAFTTTTAPYSTTPSPTPTNTTTSNSTLPTTGTPFPTGTTAFTTTTAPYSTSPSRTNTAASNSTLPTTDTSFPTGTTAFTTTTARYSTTPSPTPTNTTTSNSTLPTTGTPFPTGTTAFTTTTAPYSTTPSPTPTNTTASNSTLPITDTPFPKSTTAFTPTTTAPYSTTPSPTNTTASNSTLPTTDTPFPTSSTAFTPTTTAPYSTTPTPTPTNTTASNSTLPTTDTPIPTGTTAFTTTTAPFSTMPSPTPTNTTASNSTLPTTDTPFPTGTTAFTTTTAPYSTTPSPTPTNTTTSNSTLPTTGTPFPTGTTAFTTTTAPYSTSPSRTNTAASNSTLPTTDTSFPTGTTAFTTTTARYSTTPSPTPTNTTTSNSTLPTTGTPFPTGTTAFTTTTAPYSTTPSPTPTNTTASNSTLPITDTPFPKSTTAFTPTTTAPYSTTPSPTNTTASNSTLPTTDTPFPTSSTAFTPTTTAPYSTTPTPTPTNTTASNSTLPTMDTPFPTGTTAFTPTTTVPYSTTPSPTNTTASISALPTTDTPLATGTTAFTPTTTVPYSTMPSSTNTTASNSTLPTTDTPFPTGTTAFTPTTTAPYSTTPTPTPTSTTTSNSTLPTMDTPLATGTTAFTPTTTAPYSTTPSPTNTTTSNSTLPTTDTPFPTSSTAFTPTTTTPYSTTPTPTPTNTTASNSTLPTTDTPFPTGTTAFTPTTTAPYSTTPSPTNMTASNSTLPTMDTPFPTGTTAFTPTTTVPYSTTPSPTNTTASNSTLPTTDTPFPASTNTFTPTTTIPYSTMPSPTSVITTNTSATFPITSSPFPASTIKVTASTAVTNTTVLSPISSTARTSTTLPVITTHFPTSNTDANTNTTVLIATTLSPISTDTTSTSNTDPITTTPSMNSSASSILNSFPSTTPFSVTTHVMNTTVAMVTTSISTDVASTGNHTPITSSPSPTISGGNSTSNTIPTVSISSTDIHSISTNTIAISTTNTINNTGQAVNITDADNSSSVPGNTTHVSIPNTTIALDSSMTTLVDTTTHHQVKNSTVSYLPIITTNATTSIINTTTYVLNTIILDRTTMNASATKPTYIENAINATLVP, encoded by the coding sequence ATGACAAGTACCTTCCCCACAGGTTCTCTACATCCTTCTACAGTTTCTACTACAGCTACCACTTTTGAGACTATTATCACTAGTTCTGTTTATACTAGTACCACCCTTCCTATCCCAACGACTACTTTCTCAGCAAGTACTACTGAAGTTACAACTAGTATTACTGGTCCTAATGCCACTACATCTTTCCTAACAAGTACTACTGAAGTTATAACTAATCCTAATGTTTCTGATAACACTACGCCTTCCCCCACGAATACCACCGCTAGCAATAGTTCGCTTCCTACCACGGACACTCCCTTCCCGACAAGTAGTACTGCCTTTACTATTACCACCGCCCCTTACAGCACTacgccttcccccacccccacgaaCACGACCGCTAGCAATAGTACTCTTCCTACCACGGACACTCCTTTCCCCACAGGTACTACTGCCTTCACTACTACCACCGACCCTTACAGCACTACGCCTTCCCCCACGCCCACGAACACGACCGCTAGCAATAGTACTCTTCCTACCACGGACACTCCCTTCCCGACAGGTACTACTGCCTTTACTACTACCACCGCCCCTTACAGCACTacgccttcccccacccccacgaaCACGACCGCTAGCAATAGTACTCTTCCTACCACGGACACTTCCTTCCCCACAGGTACTACTGCCTTTACTACTACCACCACCCCTTACAGCACTacgccttcccccacccccacgaaCACGACCGCTAGCAATAGTTCTCTTCCTACCACGGACACTCCCTTCCCGACAGGTACTACTGCCTTTACTACTACCACCGCCCCTTACAGCACTACGCCTTCCCCCACGCCCACGAACACGACCGCTAGCAATAGTACTCTTCCTACCACGGACACTCCCTTCCCCACAGGTACTACTGCCTTCACTACTACCAATGACCCTTACAGCACTACGCCTTCCCCCACGCCCACGAACACAACCGCAAGCAATAGTACTCTTCCTACCACGGACACTCCCTTCCCCACAGGTACTACTGCCTTTACTACTACCACCGCCCCTTACAGCACTACGCCTTCCCCCACGCCCACGAACACGACCACAAGCAATAGTACTCTTCCTACCACGGGCACTCCCTTCCCCACAGGTACTACTGCCTTTACTACTACCACCGCGCCTTACAGCACTTCGCCTTCCCGCACGAACACGGCCGCTAGCAATAGTACTCTTCCTACCACGGACACTTCCTTCCCAACAGGTACTACTGCCTTTACTACTACCACCGCCCGTTACAGCACTACGCCTTCCCCCACGCCCACGAACACGACCACAAGCAATAGTACTCTTCCTACCACGGGCACTCCCTTCCCCACAGGTACTACTGCCTTTACTACTACCACCGCCCCTTACAGCACTacgccttcccccacccccacgaaCACGACCGCTAGCAATAGTACACTTCCTATCACAGACACTCCCTTCCCGAAGAGTACTACTGCCTTTACACCTACTACCACTGCCCCTTACAGCACCACACCATCTCCCACGAACACCACCGCTAGCAATAGTACGCTTCCTACCACGGACACTCCCTTCCCGACAAGTAGTACTGCCTTTACACCTACTACCACCGCCCCTTACAGCACTAcgcctacccccacccccacgaacACGACCGCTAGCAATAGTACGCTTCCTACCACGGACACTCCCATCCCCACAGGTACTACTGCCTTTACTACTACCACCGCTCCTTTCAGCACTATGCCTTCCCCCACGCCCACGAACACAACCGCAAGCAATAGTACTCTTCCTACCACGGACACTCCCTTCCCCACAGGTACTACTGCCTTTACTACTACCACCGCCCCTTACAGCACTACGCCTTCCCCCACGCCCACGAACACGACCACAAGCAATAGTACTCTTCCTACCACGGGCACTCCCTTCCCCACAGGTACTACTGCCTTTACTACTACCACCGCGCCTTACAGCACTTCGCCTTCCCGCACGAACACGGCCGCTAGCAATAGTACTCTTCCTACCACGGACACTTCCTTCCCAACAGGTACTACTGCCTTTACTACTACCACCGCCCGTTACAGCACTACGCCTTCCCCCACGCCCACGAACACGACCACAAGCAATAGTACTCTTCCTACCACGGGCACTCCCTTCCCCACAGGTACTACTGCCTTTACTACTACCACCGCCCCTTACAGCACTacgccttcccccacccccacgaaCACGACCGCTAGCAATAGTACACTTCCTATCACAGACACTCCCTTCCCGAAGAGTACTACTGCCTTTACACCTACTACCACTGCCCCTTACAGCACCACACCATCTCCCACGAACACCACCGCTAGCAATAGTACGCTTCCTACCACGGACACTCCCTTCCCGACAAGTAGTACTGCCTTTACACCTACTACCACCGCCCCTTACAGCACTAcgcctacccccacccccacgaacACGACCGCTAGCAATAGTACGCTTCCTACCATGGACACTCCCTTCCCCACAGGTACTACTGCCTTTACACCTACTACTACCGTCCCTTACAGCACTACGCCTTCCCCAACGAACACGACTGCTAGCATTAGTGCGCTTCCTACGACGGACACTCCCTTAGCCACAGGTACTACTGCCTTTACACCTACTACTACCGTCCCTTACAGCACCATGCCTTCCTCCACGAACACGACCGCTAGCAATAGTACGCTTCCTACCACGGACACTCCCTTCCCCACAGGTACTACTGCCTTTACCCCTACTACCACCGCCCCTTACAGCACTacacctacccccacccccacgagCACAACCACTAGCAATAGTACTCTTCCTACCATGGACACTCCCTTAGCCACAGGTACTACTGCCTTTACACCTACTACCACTGCCCCTTACAGCACCACACCATCCCCCACGAACACCACCACTAGCAATAGTACGCTTCCTACCACGGACACACCCTTCCCGACAAGTAGTACTGCCTTTACACCTACTACCACCACCCCTTACAGCACTacacctacccccacccccacgaacACGACCGCTAGCAATAGTACGCTTCCTACGACGGACACTCCCTTCCCCACAGGTACTACTGCCTTTACCCCTACTACCACCGCCCCTTACAGCACTACGCCTTCCCCCACGAACATGACCGCTAGCAATAGTACTCTTCCTACCATGGACACTCCCTTCCCCACAGGTACTACTGCCTTTACACCTACTACTACCGTCCCTTACAGCACTACGCCTTCCCCCACGAACACGACTGCTAGCAATAGTACGCTTCCTACCACGGACACTCCCTTCCCGGCGAGTACTAATACCTTTACACCTACTACTACCATCCCTTATAGCACTATGCCTTCCCCTACAAGTGTCATTACTACTAACACTAGTGCTACCTTTCCTATCACAAGCAGTCCCTTCCCAGCAAGCACTATTAAAGTTACAGCTAGTACTGCTGTTACTAATACCACTGTGCTTTCCCCTATAAGTTCTACTGCTCGAACTAGTACTACTCTTCCTGTCATAACCACTCATTTCCCAACAAGTAATACTGATGCTAACACCAATACTACTGTTCTAATTGCCACTACTCTTTCCCCAATAAGTACAGATACTACTAGCACCAGTAATACTGATCCCATTACAACCACTCCTTCTATGAATAGTAGTGCCAGTAGTATTCTCAATAGTTTTCCTAGTACGACTCCTTTTTCTGTAACTACTCATGTTATGAACACTACTGTTGCTATGGTAACCACTTCTATAAGTACTGATGTTGCTAGCACTGGCAACCATACTCCTATTACCAGTTCTCCTTCCCCTACAATATCTGGTGGTAATAGTACTAGTAATACTATTCCTACAGTATCTATTTCTTCTACAGATATTCACTCTATTAGCACTAATACCATAGCTATCTCTACCACCAATACTATAAATAATACAGGGCAGGCAGTAAATATTACTGATGCAGATAACTCTAGCAGTGTTCCAGGTAATACTACACATGTTTCTATTCCAAATACCACAATAGCCTTAGACTCATCAATGACTACTCTTGTAGACACAACAACTCACCATCAGGTAAAAAACTCTACAGTCAGTTATTTACCTATTATTACAACTAATGCTACCACCAGTATTATAAATACTACCACATATGTTCTAAATACTATCATTCTTGATAGAACAACAATGAATGCTTCTGCTACCAAACCAACTTATATTGAAAATGCCATAAATGCTACTCTAGTTCCATGA